In the Oncorhynchus nerka isolate Pitt River linkage group LG2, Oner_Uvic_2.0, whole genome shotgun sequence genome, one interval contains:
- the gpalpp1 gene encoding GPALPP motifs-containing protein 1 → LRPGVLGPALPPGFHRPASDDDEDDDGEDDFPRPALPPGYTAEPSSGDEEEEEEDEEVIGPMPALGAIRDSVALDIERRAQKMKDRLTGADNGPEDVVRETWMTELPPTLQHIGLGARTFKKRAGPESKDRSLWTDTPADRERKLRERLEGKESEETEPVPQLSHKELQMAEKVSKYNETKRHSDQSQSDDWTRERETFQDLKSTSLMQSQNYVC, encoded by the exons CTTAGGCCAGGTGTATTGGGCCCAGCCTTACCCCCAGGATTTCACAGACCGGCatctgatgatgatgaagatgatgatggtGAGGATGATTTCCCTCGGCCAGCCCTGCCACCGGGCTACACAGCAGAACCCTCCAGcggtgatgaagaggaggaggaggaggatgaagaggtgaTCGGACCCATGCCTGCTCTTGGTGCCATCCGGGACTCCGTGGCTCTGGACATCGAACGCAGAGCTCAGAAGATGAAGGACAGACTGACAGGAGCAGAT AATGGTCCGGAGGACGTGGTGCGAGAGACCTGGATGACAGAGCTTCCTCCAACGCTGCAGCACATCGGGCTGGGGGCCAGAACCTTCAAGAAGAGGGCTGGACCGGAGAGCAAGGACCGATCCCTCTGGACCGACACCCCTGCTGACCGAGAACGCAAACTCAGG gAACGACTGGAGGGAAAGGAGAGTGAAGAAACAGAACCGGTCCCTCAACTGTCTCACAAAGAGTTACAGATGGCTGAGAAAGTGTCCAAATACAAC gaaACCAAGCGTCACTCTGATCAGTCTCAGTCAGATGATTGGACGAGGGAGCGGGAGACGTTCCAGGACTTGAAGTCAACAAGTTTGATGCAGTCTCAAAACTACGTCTGTTGA